In the genome of Choristoneura fumiferana chromosome 21, NRCan_CFum_1, whole genome shotgun sequence, the window GTCAGTGTTACCCTCGAGACGCGACCAGTAGCTGTCCCCCGTGTGCAGCTTGTGTCTCAGGTCTCGCTCGGCGGCCGCCATCTTGTTGTTCCTGTACTGCGTGATCTTGAGAATGTCCTCTAAGTAGTACCGCTGTACTTCGTGCAGGCGGCCCGGGATCGTGATCACCGGGCAGTTGTTGAAGTATCTGCAACGATCAGGACACTCAACTTTTTACTCTTGATTATTCTGTCCCGTACAgtcaagtttataaacttgtgagcaaaaattcgatcagaaatatctgaacacgactctattgttataGGCGTAggagcgtgttcagatatttttgatcaaatttttgttcacaagtttatgaactcgactgtatctcAGAAGACATCAGTCATGCATGTtagaatttttttgtaatgtgtaCTATTAGCCTGCTTAAGAGAAGCCGTGAAGGatttgccttaaaactgtcacaacccCAAACTTTTAGTGAATTTCTACTTCGTAAAATCATACTTTtcataagtaactcaggagacattaCCATCGTAACAAACTAGACTAAAAAGTTGATAGatccatcatcatatcagccgtacgtaggacgtccactgctggggcGTCCCCCCGTGTacccccagttgcttcggttggaagcggcctacatccaccgtgaacccgcggctttaaccaggtcatccgttcatctcgttgatggacgtcctacgcagCGCCTATATgcgaggcctatgcccaacgtcggacgtcttacggctgatttgataatgatgatttgtTTAATATTACCTGGAGAATATCTGCGTGTCCGCGGTGGCAGACATGAGTATGAGCTTGAGGTCCTTGCATCGCGGCAACGCGTCCCGCAGAGCGATCAGCAGGAAGTCGCTGAATTTGTCTCGCTCATGCACTTCGTCCACGAATACGTGCGTCACGCCTGCACACGCATACAATGTAATTAAAGCATGAGTTAATTTCTCTTACAGTTATGCTTAACTGGCCTGTTACCCGCTACTCCGTTcccgtagaattcgtttatcgctatcgcgAGGaaatgtccttctccgggacgcaaactatgtgtataaatttcaaataatttattgaatcaggtatTACTTCGCGCAGGttcatatcaattaactaaaacacGCATATCTGACGCGCGACTCCAGCCGTATCTGGTGCCCGATGGCCTGCCCGATCTGTTCCATGCACTAGTACGGCACTCACCGGCGAGCTGTGTGTCCGTACACATGAGCGTCCGCAGCAGCAGTCCGTTGGTGCAGTATGTGAGCACGGTGCGCGGGCTGACGCGCGACTCCAGCCGTATCTGGTACCCGATGGACTGCCCGATCTTCTCCATGCGCTCGTACGCCACCTAACACACATGTTCATTCAGTGCCAACAAAACAATAGGGATATCTGTTCATAGACAGTTTTGGCTATAACAAAAAACGTTGCTACATAAAGTTGACTCAGAAAAATGTTAGTTTGATGTAGCAGCAAAGAAGGGCAAGGGGGTCACCCGCTCGGCGACGGAGACGGCGGAGAGGCGTCTTGGCTGCGTGCAGTAGATGCGCgccggctgcgcgcgcgcctgcCACGCCTCCAGCACCAGCTGCGGCAGCTGCGTCGTCTTGCCGCAGCCCGTGGCGCCCGCTACTATCACCACCTACCAACACGAACAATCATAAAAGATTATTGAATCGTTGATCGACAAGACAGCCTCTACACATCTTATGTCAAACAAAGAAATCATTCATTCGAAAAATAGTGTGCCCTGGCCCGAGGTTGTTTGCGAGGCTTATTGACGTGCAGTGAGGGTAGGCAACGGTAGAAACTGCGTTTGCATGCATCCGCCATAACCTGAACCAGGGGAGGCAGCAGTACCAACCTGATTGTGTGTGATGGCATTGAGCAGTTCCTGTCTCTGTTCATAAACAGGCAACTTTTCTCTGAACTTAACTAATTCTGGATTATATGTTGTGTTTGGCACctgaaaaacaagaaaaaatgttacaagctttttgttaatggtacatttttattaacataTTCTGCATCggatggtataaataactcagAAGTGTGTTTTTTAAGATACCACTGTGTTAAGAGGGCAGTACAAGAAGGTTAAAAACtcagtattttaaaaattttgaatCCAGGACCATCCCCATTATATAACTGCTGGATGAACATTTGAGGCCCAGTAATGGGAAAAtcctaaaaatcataaaatcctAGGAAAACCCAGTAATAACATAAACAAAGTTGGGCACGGTGACAGCCCAACTTACTTGCGCAACTCCATTATTCAGCTGCCCAACAGTCTTGTGGGCTAACTGAGGGCTCCTTTCCTTCTCCGGGCAGCAGCTGAGGTCGTCCTTCTCTTTGCTAGTGATCGGGAATGCGTTGAACAGCTCAGTGATACTGCACCGCATGTTGGAATCCAGGATGAGCTTCGCATCGTTCTGAATGATCGTTGAGCCCACCCGTTTGTATATTGTTAGATAGCGGTTAACTCCTGGAATTAGTATGTATTATTTTGTACATTTAAATAAACAGAGAATAGAGATTAATAGAATTATCCTACCAATATTGTAActgtgaaagtttgtatagatgtatgtatggatgtttgttactctttcatgcaaaaactacaaaataGATTTGGCTGctatttggtatgcagatagctgaATATCTGAAAGAATATATAATAGGACAATATCACAAAATCTCAAccgggtttagagtcatgaataaTATTgaaccatatttaaaaaaaaaattttttttttttaaagaaagatgTGTCTTTATGATAAGACTGTAAGATTCTTGAAAAAAATCTTATCTACAACATAATTGCTTCATTGTCACCAAAATCACACACTTTCcttttaattagaaaatttgTTGTTTTTGGTTCTTTTGGTCTCACGGTTTTGGTGACAGTGAtattaataacttatttattaaacaatCAATCTCCACTATATATTGGATAAGAATTCAGAATTGTAGCTATTGCCATATCAATGACTTATAGGTATAGATAAGGGCCAAAGGGCCTAATGGATAGGACTCAAACATAGGAATGTAATATTGGTAAAGTGCATACAAGGCACAATTTAAATCAATCTATACTCCATTTAtattaacatttgaaatttaatggTAAAATTTgtacacgtttttaaatgaaacaaaaaactacttatttaaaattatgttaatttctataataaaaacataataattaccgctaataaatgtgcatgtaggtatttttagtccatttgtgtttgaaataccgagaaatgtgtgttacaatttgattgttaattcaaaccttaaaataAACGGAGTATAGGCTAAATGCAAAACCTAAGCTAAGCAGATGTCTTAAGCTGGCAACACTGTATCTCTGAATTCTCACAATACATTTATTTCAGCCATGGTATTTCCCCTATTCATATCAATGAGAATCTGTGTTAATAGAGATTTAATCTTTGCCCCATGGccacagaataaaaaatattcgacAGAAATCTTGTGAAATTTAGTAAGTTAAGAAGAATATTTATGAAAAGAAACAAAGCTATAGAACTATCATAATGTGAATCACAACTAGTGTGATATAAAACTAAGGGCctcataaacaaaacaaacaataactactaattaaataaaacatcaagTAAGAATGATATAACCGTTTTGTAAACATTGTcctaattaaaagcaaaatgtAACCTATATTTAATGAGTAAAAACTTACCTTTCCCGCGCGATTTGGACTTCAAGCCCAGCTTCGCGACAGTCTCGTGGATAAATCCTCGCTCCTGAGCCGACAGGAACGTCGGAAACTTGAGTTCCGTGTCATTTTCATCACTCAAAAACTTATCCAGTTGGATTTTCAGAGCTATGCTCACTGACTCTGCTATAGGGAAGTGCTTGTTCCCTAAATTACGTTTACCCTTTTTATTACTCATTATTAACTAATTATTGCGAGTAATGGTCTAATGTGTAGCATTAGAATgctattacaaaattttatgaaattgtttACACTAATAGCGAATTCCCAGTTCGTCTACATTCGCGTCAACTGAACCATAGACTCATAGAGTAGACGtagactgactgactgactgcagggctactacgaaaatcgaaactcgaagttcgtgtcgtaccgtccctctcgctctcgtattaaataatataagtggcagagggaccgcacgacgcgaCCTTctagtttagagtttcgtagtagccctgctgacactaCACACACATGACAGATTACAAGAATAATAGACTGACATAGAGCGacagataattaattatgacggcgatttaggccaaatttctacctatagtttaattatgtttgtttttaaaaaagagatttttttattaagaataaaaaatatggcaacaattttactaaaaaaatatccagatggcttgctttttttttaaagcgatCATGTCATGGTCATGCCATCATGTCATGCCATGGAAAATAAAACCGATAACTCGCGATGCTTGTGATGCATCTCTAGttcataaaaaaaagtcaacgTCAAATCAAAACGTCAACGTCAAATTgtctattttctttcttctgcATGCATGCACGCACAACACATGTGATTTTATTATTCTGCACAACATATTGCAAAACATATTGTAAATGTACATAAAGTAGCCTCGTTGATTGCCCATAATGTCGAAGAAAATCCAGCATTTGATTGTGGACACCACAGCTTTCATCAGAGCAGCTAACCTGCAGGAGATGGCCGAGAACATGTACACGATTCAAGAGGTAATTGACGAAATAACGAACGACAGACAGCGTCGGAAACTCGTCGTCCTACCTTACGATCTACAGGTTAAAGACGTCTTCActgaaaacattaaatttgtttCGGATTTTGCGAAGAAAACTGGTGATTACACTAGCCTCTCTGCCACAGATATTAAGGTTATGGCATTGGCTTACCAAATTGAGAAGGAAAAGATCGGTGTGGAGCATTTGAAGACTGAACCCACCATGCAGAGGACTGTTAAGGTTACTGGTCTGCCCAATCATACTCCTACCGATAATAACACAGCTGCAGCTGCGAATACTGACAAAGAAGAAAAACCTGCAGAACCAGAAGTTAAGGCTGATGCCCCGAAGCCAGCACCCATTGACTGgtctaaaataaacataccaGGCACTAACGGAGCTAAACAAGGCACAGACTGGTCAACAATAAAGATTGAAAACTCTGACTCCATCCACTTTGATGTACAAAACTTattaaatgacaatgtcaaaGACCAGAAACTAGCAGAAGATATTGCTGAACAAATAAAAAGCATGGATTTAAGAGATGGAGATGAAGTTGAAGAACTAATAGCTAAAGTCTCTGATGAAGAAACAGAGAGTGAAGAATACTCAGATTCTGACAGTGATGGTGGAGAATGGATAACACCAGGAAACTTAGCggagaagaagaaagaaatggACTTGGGCGAATTTGAAGATAAATCAGTTGAAGTAGCAACTATAACATCAGATTTCGCAATGCAAAATGTACTCAAACAAATTGGTTTGAATGTCACAGCCACTGATGGTCGCATAATAAAGCAGCTACGTACTTTCATTTTTCGTTGCACCACCTGCTTCAAGACCACAAGTGTGATGACTAAACTTTTCTGTCCTAAATGTGGGCATGCCACATTAAAGAAAGTTGCAGTAAGCATAGATGAAGACGGCAATCAACATATCCACATAAATGGACGAAAACCTTTAACAGCAAGAGGTAAACGATTCAGTTTGCCTACTCCTAGAGGCGGCCAGCACTTCCAGTACCCAATTCTTACGGAAGACCAGCATATTCATAAAAGATTTGCTACAAAAATGGccagaaacaaaacaaatgctCTGGACCCTGATTACACTGCTGGCTTCTCTCCCTTCGTCATGAAGGACGTCAACTCCAAGTCCGCAGTCCTCGGAGTCAGAGCAAACAAGCAAGATGTCAAATACTGGATGAAGAATTTCTCCaaaggaaagaaaaaataatactatttatttataataataataaacatgtattttatatgtataatttatGGCGTACAGAATAGATGTATAGTATAAGATTAAATCCCTTATtctaatttgtaaacaaaaattcttattttttggccaatttttcttcaaaaaacttaaagACAGAGTTCATGCATGCATATGACGTCATCTCGTGTTTTGGATGTCCTGGAACAAAAAGAAATATtgtgaaaatcaaaaattcatgttgctcttaattttttttttttaaacatagttATACTTATAGCAAATTCGGTGTTTACACATCAATTAATATTTCATTAGGATAGTGCAAATCCATTGATTTTATTACTACCACTACTACTCGCTgaatgagctgaaatttggcacacttatgTGAGTTTGGTGATGATACAGTAATCTAGTAGTGAAATTGTGATAtgtatgtagtttggatgacaatgccagGCCaggcaacaaaaagtacagtcagcaaaaaaagctattgttaaaaattaagggTTGGAAAATCGTttccccaaaatcgttatttgatagtagcaaaatttccattcacATTTTTTGCCaataatatgcttttttactgaagtttaTTTTCACGGTAGCGTTTTTTCCCTATCAGAATAGACAcaaaaacataggtaggtttaggttatgttaagtttgcatcggcgcGAAGGGCCAAAATTACAcgaaagtaggagctccgcgtgagcAGAGCTCTGTCGACACTGTCTGTGTCGACTctgattgggaaaaaacgctactgtgaaaataagcttcagtaaaaacgCTAATGGAAATAACGATTTTTGGGAAATGATCTAACCAGTCCGCGCCATCGGAGTTTCTCAACCAACTTAGACGCTTTTCGTTcagacttcggtccccaggcataacatctgcctggagaAAAATCTCTATTGTAGCCTTAGATTTATAACCTCTCCCcacaaatgtatttaaaaaaaactaacaggAAATGATACATACCAGCTGATACCATGGGAATTTCCTGTTTCTGAGTTGGCATTGGCGTGTCCAGAGGTTCATTTGACGATATCCAATTCTTagcattctaaaaaaaaaagttttgacaaGAATAAAGTTGAGAACTCATATTTAATCTAATGAGCTTTTAAAGTAAAACgttaactaataaaatatagCTATCttattaccaaatttcataccaATTCGTTATACGttagtgtgaaagagtaacaataacaaacacgcacgcacacacacatctcaactttcggatttataatcACACATCTCAATCCATTTTTATCCAATGTTCATCCCAATCCTGTGggcataacaaaataaaaagtaactgTGATATATTCTCCATACATGGTTCAGCTAACCAATATCAAATTCAGTCCAAATCCATTTAAGTAGCCATTTCACTGTGACTCTTTAATTAGTCGTTTCGTTACACTCTTgacagtggtcgtggtcgtcatATTCGGGGTGGTGACACGGCGCACTATCCTCCCCCGCCCCCCACCCCCCCGTTCGCACAATGACCTAAACGCAAAATGCCCTAATTAATTCTAGCACATTTTAGTAACACTCATAATAGCTACTATTGTACAGTTACGGTAAGTCAGattatttcaaatttggaaaaaaagcTTCTAGCTTAGAATTAAGCTTTAAAATGTTGAGATCAAAAGGCACGTGCCGAAAATACACTACAAAATTTCCGCGGCTGATTTTATTTACCGCTACGTGATTCTACTGCAGTTACGCGACGTAATTTCGGCATAATGTGCAGTCAGTAATTCAAATAGGTACCATTACAGGCGTAATCACACACCGAATTTCAGTCATTGGTTATTTAAACTGTTTACCCCCTTTTTCGTAAAACTTAGCAAGCCTCTATCAAGTTCTACTCTTTCATGCAaccacaaatgtcaaagtggcGAAAAAAGACAAACGATTATCAATGGCATGATGTTTATGAATACCATCATAAGTTATTACTATTTCATCATTTACTAAATTTTCCAATGAGggttatcgttttttgtctcactaggtggcgcactgttgcgtgaggtttttaagtatggctttcaaagtctgttattacgggcgtgaaaacaaagattagattaaaatcatattgaatacaccttaaaaccgtaccataaaaatatcgagcatgccacagtgttgcatagttcacgttttgttcggaaaaaagggaggacaaagacttcacaaaattattctaattataaataaacccgcgtagctcacccaaaaactatgagattagacatttcggagacctcacgctacactagcgcctctagtggcgaattcacacgcgatagccctcattccgagAAGGACGACATGACGGCGC includes:
- the LOC141439917 gene encoding RNA-binding protein NOB1-like; its protein translation is MSKKIQHLIVDTTAFIRAANLQEMAENMYTIQEVIDEITNDRQRRKLVVLPYDLQVKDVFTENIKFVSDFAKKTGDYTSLSATDIKVMALAYQIEKEKIGVEHLKTEPTMQRTVKVTGLPNHTPTDNNTAAAANTDKEEKPAEPEVKADAPKPAPIDWSKINIPGTNGAKQGTDWSTIKIENSDSIHFDVQNLLNDNVKDQKLAEDIAEQIKSMDLRDGDEVEELIAKVSDEETESEEYSDSDSDGGEWITPGNLAEKKKEMDLGEFEDKSVEVATITSDFAMQNVLKQIGLNVTATDGRIIKQLRTFIFRCTTCFKTTSVMTKLFCPKCGHATLKKVAVSIDEDGNQHIHINGRKPLTARGKRFSLPTPRGGQHFQYPILTEDQHIHKRFATKMARNKTNALDPDYTAGFSPFVMKDVNSKSAVLGVRANKQDVKYWMKNFSKGKKK